The following nucleotide sequence is from Solanum dulcamara chromosome 7, daSolDulc1.2, whole genome shotgun sequence.
GAACAAGGAAATATATAGTAACACTTTTAACTCAATCGAAGTACCCAGTCCATGacaccaaaaaattaaaaataatttgtcatGATTAAGTGATACATTAAAGTGACTATACTTACTAGTTACCAAGTATGACTTAATGGTAACAGTGTGTGTGAAAGTGCATCAAATATTCattgtttttatgtataacaggAATGCGGATAAATTTTTACTCGCCGCCCAAACGGACAAATTCTCTGCTTAGGATTCATTTGCTGTGCTTACAAGTTACACGAAAATTACAAGGCACTGATAACTTATGTAATATATAAGATAGAAATAGAATCAATGATGCAGTAAATACTACTCCACACAAGTAATGTTGCATAGAGAGCACTTActttaaagatattttcataataCATTTTTCCCCATGAACACTCTACTAAACATCCTATTCCACACAAGTAAAACAATTGATccaaaaaagaaacaaatacgAATATTATTTAATGCAACAAACCAAACACTTCATTAGTTAGgtaaaaattatctcaaaaagcaaacCAAACGCTGCATAATCATGTGGAGATCATCTTTTCAATCCTCCAACCAAACGACCCATTGATAAAACTTACGGACTGTACCATGATGATTTCATGTAgcattcaaaaatatttaaccaATTAAATCAAGTTATTCGGTTTAGCAcctttatatattattatttttttgaaaaaaaaaagaggtagAAATACCGACTGATTTAGAATCTAATGGATTTTCTAAACCTACAAAATCCTTTAACTATTGCTCTTCAAAGTCACTCACTCTAAATTGTTACAGATCATATATCCAACCAATCAACCATGAAAACTCAAGGAGTCCGACTTTCTTTTGCAAATGGAGTTAGCTGAGCAAAAAGGAAACAAGCCAGAAAGCTCAAACCTAGCACACCAGCCTGAAACAAACAAGAACCATCTTCTCACAGGGTGCCGCATCAACATCTATACGATCGTGCACATTCTGCATGCGGAACAAAATACCTGGATAAAGCAACTCCAGCGATTGCCAGCCCCCAAGTAAAAGGAAGTCCCCTCTTTTTGCACAAATCCTGCATAACACAAGCACAATGGAATTTCCAGGACAATCCAGTCTTCCAGGATCAGAAAACCTGGATGTTATAGTGTTATCATCAGTTTAAGTAAGGGGTTAATGGAGTGACTGACAACCCTAACCAGAGAGAGTTGAGATGGATGCTAATCGCATTATGATCTCAATTTATGATGCAGATTCTATTTCACTCCATACATAATACGTTGTTAGAGGTGCTAAGTCAGCTGaggtttaaaacatattttaacacaaaataaagaaattccCAAATGTAGAATACAATGTGACACCACAGACCAACAAGATTTAAGGCCAAAAATTAAATGCATCCTATGACATGTCACAAAATGTGAGCGCTGAATAAGCTGACAATGTTGAAATGACTGCTTCAAATGCATGTCTTGGATAAACTATGATATGGTCCAAAAAGATGTTCATGTCAAGATGATAATGCTCATGACTTGATGATAGCAAGGATGCATGCAACAGCTGCATGATGCATTTGTATTTGGCAGAGCATAGAGAACAGAATACATCCCCTGCAGCTACTGGTAGGTCAGAGTTGGAGGAGCTCCATTGGAATTGGGGGCAACAGCTGAGTGGCCAAAGTCCTTCCTTTTCCCGAATGGATTCTTTGAATATGTAGCTGAATATTAAGGAGAAACATAGTCACCCAAAGAATGTTACAATAGATTATAAATTTAGATAACTAAGATTCCTAAAAGAAGTAATTTCCATGAGCTGGTGATCACACCTTTGTAAGATAAATTAGCATACCTACTTCTCACAAAGATCATGGTTTAATATGTATTTAGGAAAAGGCTACAGATAAAGAGTAAGCTTTTAAAGAAGAATAGCCCTTTCTCAAATGTCACATGCAGAGGCACATAAAGCACTATCATCATTTTCTCCTTTCATTTTGGACGCTAGGGAAGAAAAAGAATGGGAAAAGGATTAAAAGGTTGGCCACAAAATTTACAAAGGAAGAATAAACCAACATCAGAAATAAAATGGTAGTCAGGTGCAACCCTGTTAGAAGCAATCATAGTGATATTTGCCCAACATCAAGTCCACACTTTCAAGTCAACAGTCAGACTCAGAGTGGCAGTAACAAAGTAAAAAGGATGACTGTGATATATCAAGCTCTGGTAGACCGTAGATGAGACAACTAAACAAGAAAGAAAGGATATTGAATTCGCATGCCAACTGAACCAGAGCTTGGTATGACAGCACCCTGCAAACTGTGATGTACATTGGTGGCGCTATTCACATCCTGCATATACCACGGGCAGAAGTTgataagaagaagaagcatAGAATGTACGCGCAAACTAAAGAtgaatcaagaagaattttgtaCAGGATTATACAAAACTTACTTCAAATTCTATGAAACACACTGTATGTCTTTCCTGTCTCAAAACCTTCATCTGCTTAAAACCAGGTTGTCTGATAGTACATTAAGCAAATGAATAGATTAGACATTAGCGGGAGACATAAAAACAAGAAATAGTACTTCCGCATAAACGGAATAGCAAAATGCAGAGCCATACCCGCTGATAAGGCCCCTCAGCTCGTCCTCATTTATATTCTCTCCAAGATTACCAATGAATAGGGTATTACAGGGAGGGTTGTCTTTAGTATTCTACAGTAAGTTAAGAAAAATAGATCAGTGGACAAAGCAAAACACAAACTATACCATACAAGGTGCATTAATATTCAGAACAAGCATATACTGCTGAAATGCTACATCCACCAACTATATAAAGCATTACTCTGTCCCAACAATATCAGCAGTAACACAGTCTCAAAAAGATCTGCAGAACACAGATACTAATATACTGAAGGAAGTCAGATCCAACCAACTTAACAGTAAAGTTAATGCTCTAAGCCGTAAACGAATATGCCATAGTAAACCCAGATTAAAAACGGAAACAAGACAACCTAAAAAAGAAGCACAAAAGAGAAGGCACGCTGGAAAAGATGTCAACCCTtgggggtcgtttggtttgaagaTAAGTTATGTTGGGATAAGTTATGTTCGGATAAGTTATGCTGAGATTAGCTATGCTGGAATtagtttttattgattttttggtTTGTCATATTCgaaataatatgcattgcataatttctaagaataagttgtttgtttacaaaaatatcctccatcttatttagttttttatactTCCTatgcaagctttagttattcattcttaaaaaaaaaaaatcatcctatttagcttaaatatttttgtgtgtgcATTCTCATGATTGTGCCGTgtgtttttaaatataaaactttcatcttattgagcttaaaaataaaactttcatcttaagtttgttaaagtaaaGAGATTTTATTGTTGATGTCACTTCATTTAAGTACATATAACTCCTATATTGTAAACTATTAAAGTTATTTTCATCTTAATTGATATATAACATACAAATTTTCAAGTGATTTAAagactatttaattaaaaatataagagaaatcaaaatataaataaacataagaattagttaAATAAATTCAAACGTAccatatattcataaataaaaattgcattTATAGTGTAATATTTTAatggaaaaatatattatcataaaaataacaagTAGTAAAGGTTATGAATGTTATTATACATGGTATTAACAATTATTTGAATATACATGGATgtaaaagtgatgtataaaaGAGGGTTTAAGGGAggtaattttgttattttacatttttatcccgggataagttatccctgcATTAGTATTCACCCACAGGTAGGTATAACTTATCCCAATCATAATTATTAAtcttgggataagttatcccagaCTTTGTAACCAAACAAAGAATTGTGGTGTACTAAAAACTTATCCCAGGACTATTTTTTCTTATCCATCACATCAAACTACCCCTTAGTACACAAAAGGTTGCAAATCCCACACAAATGACAGAGGCAGAGAAATGCATGCATCACCTGGACTGGAGCATAACTGCTTGGTGCTGGCACAGGAGCAGGTGCAGCCATTGGCATGTGCGCAACAGGGTAGCCTCCATATGGATTGTATGGTGGAGGAGCTTGAGTGATATACCTGAGAAATACAATTCCTTACTTTTTTGTATTTGGGGGGTGGGTTGGGTGTTGGAAATAAAGGAGATACAATCATTAACCTCCTtttaactttcttttctttttcctcctAGCAACTTGATtataaatagttcaaaaattaGCTCTATGTTGCTAGAACAATCAATTCCTGTCGCTATCACACTTTTCATCATAAAGTTGTCTTAATATGCAAAAGAAAATTTTGTATTTAGAAGAACTCTTACCCATGTGGTGCCCAGACAGGTGCGGGAGGAGGGTGGAAAGGCGAGGGACTTGAATAACCAGAGTGTGTGTAATCACCTCCAGTACGCATACGTTTACTCTGGTCATGTGCATTTGAATCAGCTACAATTCCTGCAGACAAATCAAATAAGAAGAATCTAGTGTAACGTTGTTTTGTCATACAAATAAAGGTGGGTAAAACCACTAGAGCAGATAATCTCAGAGGCGCTAAAAGATCAACCACAAATGAGAAATCCGCAAACAGTGGAATAAATACCAatacaaatcaaaaaaaaaacataaagttGCTAAGTTGAGGAAGTCATAAAAGTTAATGTAATCCAAAATATTccattcttttaaaagaaaatcaatgaaGTGCCCCAAACTATTCTCCCTTTGCCTTGCTTAACACTTCTGTGAAAATTTACAAGCAATATGAGTAAGAGTTTGCCAGGTTAACAGCTATTCTGACACTCTGAAACATTTATTTTCCACCATGGTCTATAAACAATAGAAACAATCATTTTCCCCGTAACTAATCTTACCATTAAAAAATGTGGGCTGGGAGGCAACATGCGTAGGAGGAAGAACAAGTAAGACTAATGTCAGTCTTTGATTCCCTAATCTTCTGACAGAGTGGTTTAGATAATGCTCGGTATCCAAGTATAAGATATTTGAATTTTCCACTACTACCATACCTAAGGAAATCTCATGTAAGTTTATTAAGTTCTTTTCGGTGGACGtctattcaaaaaaaataaggttGACCCCTCCGGGTACATATAGCCTCCTAATCTCCAGCAGATAATCCCACAGaaatttaaactcaaaataatcaGCCAACGCAATTCTAGATATGTAAACTCAAGACAGTGCACAGCACATCTCACTTGGTAAGAACAAGCTAGCACTTGCCACATAAAATAGCTTGCCCTTGTAAGATTGAAGTGAATAGGTGAGACTGCTTTAAAAAGGAATAACAGCCAAATCCTTCATTAATCTTCTCAGGTACCTTAAAGTTTTATGCTTGCAGAGGCAGACATGGATTTTAGAAAATAGAGTGACCCATAGACAACCAAAGTGACGATCTCCCTTAGCATTTATTGATTATAAACAATATCAAAAGTACCTATAAgtcaatataattaataatttaaaatatttaaaaagaatttaagaaattGTACTCAAATAATTGATTGGCTTTCCATATAGTAACACATTCACATAAAATGGTTACTAAAAAGGTACG
It contains:
- the LOC129894389 gene encoding uncharacterized protein LOC129894389, whose translation is MAGNGIHPYHQQWPPSQAPPPPSAAPPHHHHHSMPIDEVRTIFISGLPQDVKERELVNLLRWLPGYEASQLNFKGELPMGFALFSNHQCAIGAKDAIQGLVFDTEGKCVLHTEMAKKNLFVKRGIVADSNAHDQSKRMRTGGDYTHSGYSSPSPFHPPPAPVWAPHGYITQAPPPYNPYGGYPVAHMPMAAPAPVPAPSSYAPVQNTKDNPPCNTLFIGNLGENINEDELRGLISGQPGFKQMKVLRQERHTVCFIEFEDVNSATNVHHSLQGAVIPSSGSVGMRIQYSKNPFGKRKDFGHSAVAPNSNGAPPTLTYQ